A stretch of the Jeotgalibacillus haloalkalitolerans genome encodes the following:
- a CDS encoding MurR/RpiR family transcriptional regulator: MVNGLERLKQGLSSLKPSEKKVAQYILDHPQLVLDMPIAVLAKNSCASEATIIRMCRSLHINGFKELKLSISASLSSHHYAEERYRDISANTSLTDIIQSVTNNNLHSIKSTLNLMDVKTIKAAIDLISNARKVVVIGVGASAIVALDFEQKLRRINKWCEALTDSHSQLTSAVHLEEQDVVIAISYSGETIEIINTLKMAEKNKVKIISLTAYGTNTVQKMSAVNLFVSPIEASIRSGATASRIAQLSVIDILFIGIASLDYEQSIHYLDKTREAIDKTH; this comes from the coding sequence ATGGTAAATGGTCTAGAAAGACTTAAACAAGGTTTGTCTTCTCTAAAACCCTCTGAGAAAAAAGTAGCTCAGTACATTCTTGATCATCCGCAACTTGTACTGGACATGCCAATAGCGGTATTGGCAAAAAATTCTTGCGCTAGTGAAGCGACTATCATTAGAATGTGCCGCTCGTTGCATATTAATGGTTTTAAGGAACTAAAACTAAGTATTTCAGCTTCATTGAGCAGTCATCATTATGCAGAAGAGCGATATAGAGATATTTCAGCGAATACAAGTTTGACAGATATTATTCAGTCTGTAACGAATAATAACCTTCATTCAATAAAAAGTACGCTGAATCTAATGGATGTGAAGACAATTAAAGCCGCTATTGATTTAATTTCAAATGCGAGAAAAGTAGTGGTTATTGGTGTAGGGGCATCCGCTATCGTTGCATTGGATTTTGAGCAGAAGCTTAGAAGAATAAATAAGTGGTGTGAGGCTCTTACAGATAGTCATTCTCAGCTTACCTCAGCTGTTCATCTGGAGGAACAAGATGTGGTAATAGCAATATCTTATTCCGGGGAGACAATAGAAATCATCAATACATTAAAAATGGCTGAGAAGAATAAAGTGAAAATTATTTCTTTAACTGCTTATGGTACTAATACTGTACAGAAAATGTCAGCTGTTAATTTATTTGTTTCACCAATAGAAGCAAGCATCCGGAGTGGAGCAACAGCATCAAGAATTGCCCAATTGAGTGTAATTGATATTCTCTTTATAGGAATCGCTTCATTAGATTACGAACAGTCCATTCATTATTTGGATAAAACTAGAGAAGCTATAGATAAAACACATTAG
- the nagB gene encoding glucosamine-6-phosphate deaminase, whose translation MDIVIVKNYIEMSKVAAGLVRDCIREQEEPVLGLATGGTPIGLYQLLVRQYRAGLLSFKHMRTFNLDEYIGLDPAHSKSYHRYMQEHLFSHIDIPRDQTFLPDGMASNLEKECRHYEKLLKKFGPPDLQILGIGENGHIGFNEPGSDFNGHTHVISLADSTREANARYFQSLEEVPTHAITMGIKSILHSKKIVLLASGERKAAAVRRLLEGTPDPTFPASALSQHNDVVLIADEKAFGN comes from the coding sequence ATGGATATCGTCATTGTGAAAAACTATATTGAGATGAGTAAGGTTGCTGCGGGGCTTGTTAGGGACTGTATCAGAGAGCAGGAGGAGCCGGTGCTTGGGCTTGCAACAGGCGGAACACCTATCGGACTGTATCAGCTGCTCGTAAGACAGTACCGTGCAGGGCTGCTTTCATTTAAACACATGCGTACATTTAATCTGGATGAATATATCGGGCTTGATCCTGCCCATTCAAAAAGCTATCACCGTTATATGCAGGAGCACTTATTTTCTCATATTGATATCCCTCGTGATCAGACCTTTTTACCTGATGGAATGGCTTCAAACCTCGAGAAGGAATGCAGACACTATGAAAAGCTGTTAAAAAAATTCGGGCCGCCTGATTTGCAGATTCTTGGCATCGGGGAAAACGGTCATATCGGCTTTAATGAGCCCGGCAGTGATTTTAATGGACATACCCATGTCATCAGTCTTGCAGATTCTACACGGGAAGCAAACGCCCGGTACTTCCAATCACTTGAAGAAGTTCCGACACACGCGATCACCATGGGTATAAAGTCTATATTGCACAGTAAGAAAATCGTGCTACTGGCTTCAGGCGAGAGAAAAGCAGCGGCTGTCAGACGCCTGCTTGAAGGTACCCCGGATCCTACTTTTCCTGCTTCTGCTTTAAGTCAGCACAATGATGTTGTATTGATTGCAGATGAAAAAGCATTTGGTAATTAA
- the nagA gene encoding N-acetylglucosamine-6-phosphate deacetylase has translation MENHLSIEHFLQNTKIHISILHGNIASITNKPSNNFIQKIIKIPPTHYLLPGFIDPHIHGAGGADVMDATPEALETMAQTLVKEGVTSFLATTMTQTEEAVLKALRNTADYMKRPAKGAEVLGVHLEGPFLSHEKAGAQDPALMLSPDVKLFQQFQEAADGNIKVVTAAPERENGMTFTKEVSESGVTVSIGHSDATYDELKQAVTAGASQVTHLYNQMSPFHHRDPGVAGGALLEKKVNAEIIADFVHSHPEAVRLAWNEKGADGLILITDAMRAKGLSDGEYDLGGQQVTVTGSEARLVDGTLAGSVLTMDQALKNLMSLTDLSIEELAKITSGNAARQLGVWNRKGSIEPGKDADFVVLDEAYNVVLTICRGEIVFQKEDLPWISSL, from the coding sequence ATGGAAAACCATCTTTCAATCGAGCACTTTCTTCAAAATACTAAGATTCATATTTCAATTCTGCATGGAAATATCGCTTCCATCACGAATAAACCTAGCAACAATTTTATCCAAAAAATTATAAAAATCCCCCCAACCCACTACCTCCTCCCCGGCTTCATCGATCCACATATTCACGGGGCAGGTGGTGCGGATGTGATGGATGCGACGCCTGAGGCACTGGAAACAATGGCGCAAACCCTTGTAAAGGAAGGTGTGACATCTTTTCTGGCGACAACAATGACACAGACTGAAGAAGCTGTGCTCAAAGCATTACGCAACACCGCTGATTATATGAAGCGGCCAGCGAAAGGTGCTGAAGTGCTTGGTGTTCATCTTGAGGGGCCTTTTCTTTCACATGAAAAAGCCGGGGCTCAGGATCCTGCATTAATGCTGTCCCCTGACGTGAAGTTGTTTCAACAATTCCAGGAAGCTGCTGACGGAAATATAAAAGTGGTGACTGCAGCACCTGAGCGTGAAAACGGAATGACTTTTACAAAGGAGGTTTCCGAAAGTGGCGTTACCGTATCAATCGGCCACTCAGATGCAACGTATGATGAGCTGAAGCAGGCAGTAACAGCCGGGGCAAGTCAGGTTACGCATTTATATAATCAGATGAGTCCTTTTCATCACCGGGATCCGGGTGTAGCTGGCGGGGCGCTTTTAGAGAAAAAGGTAAACGCTGAGATCATTGCGGATTTTGTACATAGTCATCCGGAAGCAGTGCGGCTTGCATGGAACGAAAAAGGGGCAGACGGTCTTATACTGATCACTGATGCGATGCGGGCGAAAGGTTTGTCTGATGGAGAATATGATCTTGGCGGTCAGCAGGTCACAGTGACAGGTTCTGAAGCAAGGCTTGTGGATGGAACACTTGCGGGCAGTGTGCTGACGATGGATCAGGCATTGAAAAATCTGATGTCACTTACCGACCTTTCTATAGAAGAGCTTGCTAAAATCACTTCCGGGAATGCAGCACGTCAGCTTGGGGTATGGAATCGTAAAGGAAGTATTGAGCCGGGGAAAGATGCAGATTTTGTGGTGCTGGATGAAGCGTACAATGTTGTGCTGACCATCTGCCGCGGTGAAATTGTATTTCAAAAGGAGGATCTGCCATGGATATCGTCATTGTGA
- a CDS encoding extracellular solute-binding protein: protein MSRKKLKRNLLSVSAISLIALTGCSSDDSSSEQAENSNTEGEVSGELEVQYFVGGYGDEWWKSTIEAFKEEYPDVEVIEHSGPNINEEMKTRWISNNPPDVVYIDGNGANETQMINDGQLMDLSDWAGDLTFEGDTPLMDSFISPAQEVEGAVYSLPLVFDTWGAWYDSAWFEENGWEVPEDFDSWLASMKTIQDDAGIEPFITTGQYPQYFQRGVLNPAFAAAGGEDLLNNLSNGVVEAWESDEALEIMKKVQEIVDAGLIDEGFAARSHTQTQMNFLMHETAYIPVGFWLPNEMANDTPEGFEYGFIPTPMNNSGDAMALVPDIRPVAIAKEAENPEAAKAFVEFMFSEERAQAFAESTGAIMNLQGVDLSGNENVPEFLKGINDLINNPGAIEIYNRAQPTGEEMEIAVEITNEVKARSVDILMGKITAEEFVKAMADKSRELRGE, encoded by the coding sequence ATGAGTAGAAAAAAGCTAAAAAGAAATTTGTTATCAGTTTCGGCAATATCACTTATCGCGTTGACAGGGTGTTCTTCAGACGATTCATCATCTGAGCAAGCTGAAAACAGTAATACAGAAGGTGAGGTTTCTGGAGAGCTTGAAGTTCAGTATTTTGTAGGTGGATATGGGGATGAGTGGTGGAAGAGCACAATTGAAGCGTTTAAAGAAGAGTATCCGGATGTTGAAGTAATTGAACACTCGGGACCAAATATTAACGAAGAAATGAAAACGCGATGGATCTCAAATAATCCACCAGATGTTGTTTATATTGATGGAAACGGCGCTAATGAAACACAAATGATTAATGACGGACAGTTAATGGACCTTAGTGACTGGGCAGGCGATTTAACTTTTGAAGGTGATACACCATTAATGGATAGCTTTATCTCACCAGCTCAGGAAGTAGAGGGAGCTGTGTATAGTCTTCCGCTGGTCTTTGATACTTGGGGTGCATGGTATGACAGTGCCTGGTTTGAAGAAAACGGTTGGGAAGTTCCAGAAGACTTTGACAGCTGGTTAGCATCAATGAAAACAATACAGGATGATGCAGGAATTGAACCGTTTATTACAACTGGTCAATATCCTCAGTATTTCCAAAGGGGAGTTCTGAACCCTGCATTTGCAGCAGCTGGTGGAGAAGACTTACTGAATAATTTATCAAATGGTGTTGTAGAAGCATGGGAAAGTGATGAAGCTTTGGAAATTATGAAAAAGGTGCAGGAGATTGTTGACGCAGGTCTGATCGATGAAGGATTTGCTGCGCGAAGCCATACGCAAACCCAGATGAATTTCCTTATGCATGAAACAGCTTATATTCCTGTAGGCTTCTGGCTTCCAAATGAAATGGCGAATGATACGCCAGAAGGTTTTGAGTACGGTTTCATTCCAACTCCTATGAATAACTCTGGAGATGCAATGGCGCTTGTGCCGGATATCCGACCGGTAGCAATTGCAAAAGAGGCTGAGAACCCTGAAGCAGCTAAAGCATTTGTAGAGTTTATGTTCTCTGAAGAACGTGCTCAGGCGTTTGCAGAATCAACAGGGGCAATTATGAATCTTCAAGGCGTAGATTTGAGTGGAAATGAGAATGTACCTGAATTCCTTAAGGGAATTAATGATTTGATTAATAACCCTGGAGCAATTGAAATTTATAATCGTGCCCAGCCTACAGGTGAAGAGATGGAAATCGCTGTTGAGATTACAAATGAAGTAAAAGCCCGTAGTGTAGATATCTTAATGGGTAAAATTACGGCTGAAGAATTTGTAAAAGCGATGGCGGATAAATCAAGAGAATTAAGAGGAGAATAA
- a CDS encoding carbohydrate ABC transporter permease, translating into MVQSKKQKYLFLTFCLLPTFLLFVIFTVYPMVNGIYLSLFDWSGMSANREFVGFENYIRMFNDEIIGKAIYNDYFFVVTKVIGIMILSLFFAVALTQLKVKEAPFYRVVFFFPNIMSVVVIGILWQFIYEPDIGLVNGFLTSVGLESWTRPWLGSMEWALPSLVVPAIWAGIGLFMLLLMGGIMNIPKSQYESAEIDGASEWQQFWKITVPLIWPQIKTSMIYIVITSLNGSFVLVQIMTNGGPGNETEVMGSYLYQKAFEDFQFGYGATIGVLILILSLVTVLIMQFILKREKVEY; encoded by the coding sequence GTGGTCCAGTCTAAAAAACAAAAGTACTTGTTTTTGACGTTCTGCTTATTACCGACCTTTCTGTTGTTTGTTATTTTCACAGTTTATCCAATGGTAAATGGAATATATTTATCTTTATTTGACTGGTCAGGAATGAGTGCAAACAGAGAGTTTGTCGGATTTGAAAATTATATTCGCATGTTTAACGATGAAATTATTGGTAAGGCGATTTACAATGATTACTTCTTTGTTGTCACAAAAGTAATTGGGATTATGATTTTATCGTTATTTTTTGCTGTGGCCTTGACACAATTGAAGGTAAAAGAAGCACCCTTTTACAGAGTAGTGTTTTTCTTTCCAAACATTATGTCTGTAGTAGTGATCGGTATTCTTTGGCAGTTCATCTACGAACCGGATATTGGTCTTGTTAACGGCTTTTTAACTTCAGTTGGTCTTGAGAGCTGGACCAGACCGTGGCTTGGTTCAATGGAATGGGCATTACCGTCATTAGTCGTACCGGCAATATGGGCAGGTATTGGATTATTTATGCTATTGCTTATGGGAGGAATAATGAATATCCCGAAAAGCCAATACGAATCAGCAGAAATTGATGGAGCCAGTGAATGGCAGCAGTTTTGGAAAATTACTGTTCCGTTGATTTGGCCTCAGATTAAAACTTCAATGATCTATATTGTAATCACATCATTAAATGGTTCATTTGTACTTGTGCAAATTATGACTAACGGTGGACCGGGGAACGAAACTGAAGTAATGGGGTCGTATTTATATCAAAAAGCTTTTGAAGATTTTCAATTTGGATACGGCGCAACAATTGGTGTGCTTATACTCATTCTTTCACTGGTAACAGTTTTAATTATGCAATTTATTCTAAAAAGAGAAAAAGTAGAATACTAG